In Immundisolibacter sp., one DNA window encodes the following:
- the topA gene encoding type I DNA topoisomerase: MNNPRTVVVVESPAKAKTIKKYLGADYEVFASYGHVRDLVAKEGAVETDRNFSMRYESIERNQRHVDAIAKALRAADQLLLATDPDREGEAIAWHLAELLKERGAIKDKPVRRVVFHEITQRAIQEAVQNPGDISMDLVNAQQARRALDYLVGFNISPLLWKKIRRGLSAGRVQSPALRLIVEREEEIEAFTPREYWTLDATAGKGKAGFTAKLAQFEGDKVEQFSIVTGERAEQVRATIATQANGTLRVAAITRRSRKRNPAPPFITSTLQQEASKRFGFTGQRTMRIAQQLYEGVDIGSGPMGLITYMRTDSTSLAAEAVQEIRELILERFGNPALPASPNVFKTKSKNAQEAHEAVRPSSAALTPDKLKAHLSADQLKLYTLVWNRTLASQMTPAQIDTVAVDLCPPAHPETLLRATGSTVREPGFLALYDNREEGEQDESSLPPLEQDAEVELRELAANQHFTEPPPRYNEASLIKILEEYGIGRPSTYANIITTLQQREYVALDGKRFLPTDVGRVVSRFLTEFFTQYVDYDFTARLEDELDAVSRGEAEWLPVLERFWQPFHELVVQTETSVARKDVTQQLLDEACPECGKPLAIRLGKRGNFIGCTTYPECKYTRDIKPANGEPEPAPELLDRKCPLCEGDLAYKRGRYGRFIGCQNYPTCKHVEPLNKPKDTGVACPECKQGTLMERKSRYGKLFFSCSRYPDCKFAVWDPPLAEPCPKCGHAIMTLKIGKRRGAEKVCPDKTCGHREPAPQDALPAPAA; the protein is encoded by the coding sequence ATCGCCAAGGCGTTACGCGCCGCGGATCAACTGCTGCTAGCCACCGATCCCGACCGCGAGGGAGAGGCCATCGCCTGGCATCTGGCCGAGCTGCTCAAGGAAAGGGGTGCCATCAAGGACAAACCGGTCCGAAGGGTGGTTTTTCACGAAATCACCCAGCGGGCGATTCAGGAAGCGGTGCAAAATCCGGGAGATATCTCCATGGATTTGGTCAATGCCCAGCAGGCCCGGCGGGCGCTGGACTATCTGGTCGGTTTCAACATCTCGCCGCTGTTATGGAAGAAGATCCGCCGCGGCCTGTCGGCGGGTCGGGTGCAGAGCCCGGCGCTGCGACTGATCGTCGAGCGCGAGGAAGAAATCGAGGCCTTCACGCCGCGGGAGTACTGGACCCTTGATGCCACGGCGGGCAAGGGCAAGGCCGGATTTACTGCCAAGCTGGCGCAGTTCGAAGGCGATAAAGTCGAGCAGTTCAGCATCGTCACAGGCGAGCGCGCCGAACAGGTGCGCGCCACCATCGCAACCCAGGCCAACGGCACATTGCGGGTCGCGGCGATTACCCGCCGCTCGCGCAAGCGTAATCCTGCCCCACCGTTCATAACCTCCACCCTGCAGCAGGAGGCGTCCAAACGCTTTGGCTTTACCGGCCAGCGCACCATGCGGATTGCACAACAGCTCTACGAGGGTGTGGACATCGGCAGTGGCCCGATGGGTTTGATCACCTATATGCGTACCGACTCCACCAGTCTCGCGGCCGAGGCGGTTCAGGAGATTCGCGAGCTTATCCTCGAGCGCTTCGGTAACCCGGCGCTGCCCGCCTCGCCCAACGTATTCAAGACCAAGAGCAAGAACGCACAGGAAGCGCACGAAGCCGTTCGCCCAAGTTCGGCCGCCCTTACGCCGGACAAGCTCAAGGCGCACCTGAGCGCAGACCAGCTCAAACTTTATACATTGGTGTGGAACCGCACGCTGGCGAGCCAGATGACCCCGGCACAGATTGATACCGTCGCCGTGGATCTGTGTCCGCCAGCACACCCCGAGACGCTGCTGCGGGCCACCGGCTCCACGGTGCGGGAGCCGGGTTTTCTGGCCCTGTACGACAACCGCGAGGAGGGCGAACAGGACGAGTCATCCTTGCCGCCCCTGGAGCAGGATGCCGAAGTGGAGCTGCGCGAACTTGCGGCAAATCAACACTTTACCGAACCACCCCCGCGCTACAACGAAGCCAGTTTGATCAAGATTCTGGAGGAATACGGCATCGGCCGGCCGTCAACCTACGCCAATATCATCACCACACTCCAGCAGCGTGAATATGTGGCCCTGGATGGCAAGCGCTTCCTGCCGACCGACGTTGGCCGTGTCGTGAGCCGGTTCTTGACCGAGTTCTTCACACAGTACGTCGACTACGACTTCACCGCCCGCCTGGAGGACGAACTCGACGCCGTGTCACGCGGTGAGGCCGAGTGGCTACCGGTGCTGGAACGCTTCTGGCAGCCGTTTCACGAGCTCGTGGTACAAACTGAAACCTCGGTCGCTCGAAAGGACGTCACGCAGCAACTCCTTGACGAAGCCTGTCCGGAATGTGGTAAGCCGCTCGCCATACGACTTGGCAAACGCGGCAATTTCATTGGCTGCACAACGTACCCTGAATGTAAATACACCCGGGATATCAAACCTGCCAATGGCGAGCCCGAACCTGCGCCCGAGCTTCTGGATCGCAAGTGCCCGTTGTGCGAAGGCGACCTTGCCTACAAACGAGGCCGTTATGGCCGCTTCATCGGATGCCAGAACTACCCTACCTGTAAACACGTAGAGCCGCTCAACAAACCGAAGGATACCGGCGTCGCCTGCCCCGAATGCAAACAGGGCACTCTGATGGAGCGCAAGTCACGGTACGGTAAGCTATTTTTCTCGTGCAGCCGTTATCCAGACTGCAAATTCGCGGTCTGGGACCCTCCCTTAGCCGAGCCTTGTCCAAAGTGTGGCCACGCGATCATGACGCTCAAGATAGGCAAGCGACGCGGCGCCGAGAAAGTTTGCCCGGACAAAACCTGCGGGCACCGCGAGCCAGCGCCCCAGGACGCCTTACCAGCACCAGCCGCCTGA